ACCGTAACCCATAAAAACAGGCATGAAACCACCTAACTCTTGAAAAGGATTTTTCTTAGCTTCAAAATCATAACTCAACATACGTTCAGTCAAACGACGTGCAAAATGCTTGGCGTCACGATTACCAACAATTTGCTCAAATTGAATTTTATTGAATTCTACACTTTTTGCTGTGCCTTCAAAAGTGTTACTCCAACCATCTATTGCAAAGTCACTATTCTCTAATTTATATGCTCTATCAACTATAGTCCCTGTATACTCTAGAGTACTTTTTCTAAGTTGTATTTCTGAAATTAATGCTTCAAAATAAACAACTGTAAAGTCAATTACATCCTTATCGGATTTAATAATTTCTGGGTGGCCAAGGTACTTATCATAATAGAATAAGCTACAAGAAATTCCTTTTAAAGGTGTTAATAATGATACTTCTGGAATACCAGCAAACTTCTGTTTCATGACACTTAAGTCGTCAGAAGCTGTAGGTTTTAAATCATGTAATATTTTATAAGATAATGCGAATAACATAAACGCTGTTGCTGTATGCATTTTGCTTTCGTATTCACGCTTTCCATTACTATCTAGTGCAGATTTGTTTTCAACTAAAGAAGACAAACCTGAGGCGTCGTAATAGCTTTCTCGTATCCATAAGCCCAAGCCAATACCTTCTTGTACTGCATAAAGCGTACTATTAAGATGAACAGGAAGTGCTACAGACTCAGGTAATAAACGTTTTTTTAGTTCTAAAATAGTTTTAGAAACTGAAGTAACTTCTGCACTGCCACCATTTCCTTTTGCACGAGATAAGTACAAAAGAATGGATTCGTCTTTAGCGTCTTTATCTTTATTACGTGCACGTTCGCCTTGCTCCCATTGGATACTTTTAATATAAGATGTAGCTTCATCACGAAGCATATCAAGCTCGGTTTGTTTTATAGGGAAAGTTGAATTGTGTTCCATTTATTTTGCTTTTGGCTTTTAGTTATTGGCTGTTAGCTATAGGTCCGAAACTTGGATTGGTGGTTTTGCCAATTTGTCAATCACTTCGGGTGTTTTGTTATATAGTAGTTGAATGATACGATGTGGTGCTAAAACATATTTCTGTTTTATAACATCGCTCCAACGTTGAAATGTTTGCTTACTAAAAAAGCTACCTTCTTTAAATTCTGATGTTGATTTAATTTCATCAATTTTTAATGAAAACGCATAACTCTCTAGTGGAATTTCTTTTTTTGAAATCGCATCTAAAATAGTATGCGTAATATCATTTTCGTCTTTTGCAAAGACATTATGCAAAGGACCTAAATCTATACGTTTTACATGCTTTGGCAGCAATTCTGGTAATTTTCGGTCAATTGCATAAGCCATAGCATCTAAATTCATCTTTCGATCTGCCGATTGTTTTATCGCTTGATAAATCTCTTCCTTATCTTTAATAGGATCTCTACCGTCATAGTTGAAATACATAAAGCATACAAAAGGTCTGTTATGAGAGACATCATAAAAACTCCAACTTGTCATGTACTCTCCTATTTTAGGCTTTGGTGATTTTAAAATCTTGCCTTGTACAAAACGATTAAAAATAAATTGCTGTTTTACATTGGTATAATACACAATTGATGCAGCTTGAAATAAACGTGATTTTTTAATGGGTTCTTTCTTTCGCATTAAGGTATCTAAGAACTCATCTTGTAAAACATTAATATCTGTAAGTCTATTAAGATATTCTTCACGCAATGCTAAGTCATTAAACAAATACCTAAACTCCAAATAATTTGGAAACCCAGAATCTGTTAAATCAATTTTCATATTATCCTCATCGTCATACATGTATTTTACACGCATAGCTTCGATTGAATACAACAATAAATCGCAGTATTGTTTAAAAAACACCAGTTCTTGCTCAGCGCACAACTGCTGCTGTTGCATTTTTACAATCAATTCTTTCACTGTAAAATCTACCATACGATGGTAGAATTCATATTGCTGCTTTGAATCTAATTGTGCTGAATCTAGTGGGGTTACAATCATTTTTTACTATTGAGTAGTCAGTAAATAGTAAGCAGTCTATAATATGAACAAATAATCATACTGTAAACTGCCAACTAATTACTGTGTACTTATTTATTATCCTAATAAATCGTCTTCTGTTTCTGGTTTTGGCCCTGGGTTACTATCACCAGAGTTATCATCTTCAGGATTATTTGGTACGGTATTGTCAGAGTTATAATACTCATCAAAAATTTCTTTCATATCAATACCATAGCGGTCAGCGAAGTTTTTCTGAATTTCAGAATCTTTATTTCTAATTTCTTTTAAAGCTTCAGCGTAACTACCGTAAACACCTTGCATCACTTTTTCATGAACTGGAATGTTATCCATCATCTCTTGACGTGCTCTTGCACTAGCTGTATGCATTGCTGCTAAAGTTTCGCCAATGTGCTCATCAGTTTTGACACCTAAATGTTCTAAGATTGCAGCAAATTCTTGATCTGTACGCGCTTTTAAAGCCACGATATAGCCATCATAATACTTTAACCTTTCATCTGTGTCACTTTTTAATTTAGCACGGTGAGTTTGCAAATTACTTCTTAAAGAGGTTAATACTTTAATAGTTAAATTATGTTTGTGTACAAAGCTATCTTTTGACGCAGCAAGAGTCGTATACGCATTTTTAAGGCCTTCTAACTCTTCTACCGATTGTTCTAGTTTTGTTACTTTAGATAATGCTTCGGAATATTCTGTAGACTGCTTATCTGCAACATCTGTTAAAGCTTGTCTGGCTTGTTTGAGTAATGCATACTCTGCTTCTAACTTACCTTCAACCTCTGCTTTCTTTTCTAAAGCTTTAGTATGGTTTTTACTAGCTTCGACAATAGCATCTTGTAATTTATCTTCTACTTCTTTAATTTCGACTTCTCTGTCTTTTAAACGCTTAACTGCTGCCTGACTTTTAAAAGATAACTCATTTAATAAAGTTTGAACATCAGCAGTTTCGATGCGTTCCTGAAACATAGCTTTTGCTTTATTATCAGCAGCATCACGCTCTTTTTGTGCAGATACTAATTCGCTTTCGGCATCTTTGATTTTTCCTTTGCGTCCCCAAAGATTATTCCACCATGTGTCTGGCTTATTTTTAGCATCTTCTAATTCTACTTTCGCACGTTCTAAACGTTTGATAGCGTCATCAATGATTTTTTGTTCGTTTTTATTTAATGCAGAAAAACCTTCAAACATAATACCAACTTCATCTTGGTAATCTGTCAAGTCTTTAATAGCATCAAGAAGGGTTGACCTATCTTTTTCTGCCATATCAACGACATTATCTAAGGTTGCATTCAAGATTTTTTGACGACTTTCTGGATCATCTTCTTGTGCAAGTTTAGATTTCATTTGGTCAATGGCTTTGCCCCAATTGACATCAACTTTTTCAGCTTTTTCTTGTGAATTGGTTTCTAGTAAGTCAAAATCATCAGACATATTTTATAATTTGTTTTAAGGTTGTACAATTATTGGATAAGCAATTTCGGTAATTTTTGTGAGTATAAAAACTTTACCATCAAAATATAAGTATGAGATATAGTTAAAATGTTACAATTCCTTTTTTTACTCTATAAATAAAGAATATTTATGTAGTTTGTCAGACTTTATAAACACTTAATCGTTTAAATGTTAACAACTAAATTGTAAAATATTTATTATGAATAAGTTAATACATTGGTCTTTTTTATTATATTCGCACTGTATCCAAATCTAAATTAATATAAAATGAAGGGATTATTCCTACTTAATTCTTCAGCAGTAAGCACTCATCAGCTTACACTTATACTACTAACTGTATGCTTTGTATTTATTGTTCTTATAGCAATAGCGGTGGTTAAGATGTATAAATTGAAAGCACAGAACAAAAAGCTCATGGAGACTAATGCTTTTAAAGATGTTGATGAATCCTATAAAGATTTCACAAGTGGTCATCTGTATGATGATGCATAAATTATTATAACATTAAATAAAAAAACCAGCTAAAAAGCTGGTTTTTTTATTTCCGTAAATTGTTTAGACTTATCTCACTAACTTTTTATACTTAATACGTTTAGGCATCAAATCACCACCTAGACGCTTTTTCTTGTTCTCTTCATATTCACTGAATCCACCTTCAAAGAAATAGACTTGTGAATCACCTTCAAAAGCAAGTATGTGTGTACATATTCTATCTAAAAACCATCTATCGTGACTAATAACAACTGCACAACCTGCAAAGTTTTCTAAACCTTCTTCTAATGCTCGTAATGTATTGACATCTAAATCATTAGTTGGCTCATCTAAAAGTAACACATTACCTTCTTCTTTTAATGTCATTGCCAAGTGTAGGCGGTTACGTTCACCTCCTGATAATAAATCTACTTTTTTATTCTGCTCGCTTCCTGAAAAATTAAAGCGACTTAAATACGCTCTAGAATTGACTTGTTTTCCGCCCATCATCACCAATTCTTGCTCATCACTAAAGTTTTGCCAAATCGTTTTGTTTGGGTCAATATTAGAGTGTGCTTGATCCACGTAAGCAATTTTAGCAGTTTCGCCTAAAGTAAACTCACCTTTATCTGGAGTTTCCTCTCCCATAATCATTCTAAAAATTGTTGTTTTACCAGCACCATTAGGTCCAATTACACCAACAATTCCTGCTTGTGGAAGATTAAAGTTTAAATCCTCGTACAATAATTTATCATCATAAGCTTTGCTTACACCTTTAGCTTCAATAACATTAGTTCCTAAACGCGGTCCGTTTGGTATATAAATCTCCAGCTTCTCGTCCAATTGTTTTTGGTCTTGACTCATGAGTTTATCATAATTCTTCAAACGCGCTTTTTGCTTGGTTTGGCGACCTTTTGCACCTTGACGAACCCAATCCAACTCTCGCTCTAATGTTTTTTGACGTTTTGAAGCAGTCTTACTTTCTTGTGCCATACGTTTAGATTTTTGATCTAACCAAGATGAATAGTTTCCTTTCCAAGGAATACCTTCTCCTCTATCGAGTTCCAAAATCCAACCTGCTACATTATCTAAGAAATATCTATCGTGAGTTACAGCAATAACAGTTCCTTTATATTGCGCTAAATGATGCTCTAGCCAATGTACAGATTCTGCATCTAAATGGTTTGTTGGCTCATCTAATAACAATACGTCTGGTTCTTTCAATAATAAGCGACATAAAGCTACACGTCTACGTTCACCACCAGAAAGTACACCAATTTTTTTATCACCATCAGGAGTTCTTAATGCATCCATTGCAATTTCTAGCTTGGTATCTAATTCCCAAGCATTAGAAGCATCTATTTGATCCTGCAGCTCAGCTTGACGGTTCATAAGCTTTTCCATCTTGTCTGGGTCGCTATAAACTTCTTCTAAACCAAACTGGTCATTAATTTTATTGTATTCATCAAGAATTGCTACAGTTTCTGCAGCCCCTTCTTTTACAACTTCTAAAACTGTCTTTTCTGGATCTAATTTAGGCTCTTGTTCAAGATAACCGACTGAATAATCCTGTGAGAAAACAACATCTCCTTGATAGTTTTTATCAACACCAGCAATAATCTTTAGTAAAGTTGATTTACCAGAACCATTAAGACCTAGAATACCAATCTTAGCACCATAGAAGAAACTTAGATAAATATTTTTTAAAACTGGTGTATTAGCAGATTGAAATGTCTTAGTAACACCAGACATTGAAAAAATTATTTTTTTATCATCACTCATTATACACGACCTTTTAATGCATTAAACACCCATGCAATACAAAAGAATCCACCACCAACAGCAGCAAATCCCCAACCAGCAACATCATCATACCTGAATGCTCCTAAGCCTATTAAACATAGTCCTACTATAATCATTATTGTAGTGGCCCAAGCCAATACAGTATTTTTATTCATTGCCATATTATAATTTTTAAGGGAAAAACAAATATCGGACTTTTAACTGAAAAAAGCATCCTTAATAAGAATGCTTTTTAGCTTGTAATTAATTCGAATTTAATTGCATCGGAACTTCGATTATTATCAATTCTGAATTCTGATTAGCACTTATATCGATGGCATCAGTTTCATATACGCCTAAAGCATCTCTCTTCTTTAAATTAGTATCTGCTGCTATTATATCTCCTTCAATATTCAAAATGTAAAAGCCATTATTTTTTGACTTTGGTTTTAAATTGATTGTTTTATTTGCCTCAATACTTGCCCTATATATGTATGCTTGCTGACTAATCGGTAAAGCATTTCCTTCTAAATTGTTTTTTGGAGCAACTACAGTTTGTGGCTTGTTATTTTCTACTTCTGCAGAAAAATCACGTTGTTCATAATTAGGTTCAACATTCATTTCTTCAGGGATTATCCAAAGTTGAAGAAAATTTACTTCGTCAGTTTTACTATCGTTAAACTCTGAATGTGTTAGGCCAGTTCCGGCACTCATAACTTGTACTTCACCAACTTCAATGGCGCGCTTATTCCCCATACTATCTTTATGAGACAGTGCACCTTTAAGTGGTATAGAAATGATTTCCATATTTTGGTGTGGATGCGTCCCAAACCCCATATTTGGCTGAACTAAGTCATCGTTTAGTACTCGCAATGCTCCAAAATTCATTCTGTTTGGATTTTGATAACTCGCAAAACTAAATGTATGATGAGATTTTAACCAACCATGGTCAACATATCCTCTAGTATCTGCTTTATGAAATATTGTTTTCATAGTATTTTGTTTTATTAATAATTTGCAGGAAGAAATCCCATTTTACCCATTTGGTAATCACGCATCGCTTCCATTAATTCTGTTTGATTATTCATTACATATGGTCCATAAGTTGCAACTGGTTCATTTAAAGGCTCTCCAGAAATAAATAATAACATGCTCTCTTCTAAAGCTTCTAAATCAAATCCAACACCATCTTGATTGAACTGTACAAATTGATTTTGATTTAATTCTAAAACTTCAGAATCATTAACCGTAACTTTTCCATTAATTAAGTACAGTAAACCCTGATGTTGAATAGGAAACGTAGTTGTTTGTTTTCCTCCTGTTTTTGCTTCAATCATAAAAGCATTTACAGGTGTTTGAGTTTGTATTTTTCCATATTTATTTTGAAATTCTCCAGCTACAATTCTTGTATCTACTTTTTTATCGTCTGAAGTAATCACATTAAAATCATCATAAACTACATGCTGATAATTAGGCTGTATCATTTTCCTTTCTGCTGGTAGATTAAGCCAAAGCTGAATACCTTCTATTATTCCGCCTTTAGCTACAAAATCCTTTGTTGGTGCTTCGGCATGAATTATACCTCGACCAGCTGTTGTCCATTGCACATCTCCTGCTTTTACTATACTTTCATTTCCTAATGAATCACGATGCAATTGCTCGCCTTGAAATAAAAAGGTTACAGGCTCAAAACCACGATGCGGATGCGGTCCTAAATCAAATGGATTATTCGCTTCACTAATTTCATATGGACCATAATGATGTAGTAAAACAAATGGGTCTGCCATTTCTATATTTTGAGTCGGTAAAGGTTGACGTAAACGAATTGGTCCCATGTTTATAAAGTCACTTCTACCTATAGTTTTAATTGTATTATGCTTCATGATTATTTTGTTTTATATTTTCCATGGAAAATATCTACTGAAAAATTTTTATCTCATTTTATCTAATAAATTACTGAGCGTTTCAGCTTCTGAGTCCGTTAGATTTTTTAATAATTCTCTATTTAAATCTTTTGGAATTGATTTCAATAAATCCAATCCATTATCAGTAATTGCAATTTTCACTACGCGTCTATCGTGTTCTGATGGTAAACGTTCTATATAATCTTTAGCGCACAATTTATCCATTAAACGAGTTGCATTTGGTGAACGCTCTAGCATCCTATCTTTAATTGTTTGGACCTTTAAAGGTGCATTAGCACCTTTCAAAATCCTAAGAATGTTATACTGTTGTGGTGAAATACCAAAAGGTTTAAAAAATTCTGTTTGACAACTAGAAACCCAATTTGCTGTATAAATGATATTAAGCAAAGCTTTGATTTTATTGCTTTCAAAGGTTGAATTGATGTCTTTTGATAAATCTCCCATGTTTCAGTATTGAGTTATAATATGTAACTACAGACTATCTTGAAGTTGCTTCACTTCTTCTAATAAATCATTATTTAAATCATCATTAATGATTTTTCTATCTCGAAAATTATCATTGAAACTTGGAA
This DNA window, taken from Winogradskyella sp. PC-19, encodes the following:
- a CDS encoding microtubule-binding protein; the protein is MSDDFDLLETNSQEKAEKVDVNWGKAIDQMKSKLAQEDDPESRQKILNATLDNVVDMAEKDRSTLLDAIKDLTDYQDEVGIMFEGFSALNKNEQKIIDDAIKRLERAKVELEDAKNKPDTWWNNLWGRKGKIKDAESELVSAQKERDAADNKAKAMFQERIETADVQTLLNELSFKSQAAVKRLKDREVEIKEVEDKLQDAIVEASKNHTKALEKKAEVEGKLEAEYALLKQARQALTDVADKQSTEYSEALSKVTKLEQSVEELEGLKNAYTTLAASKDSFVHKHNLTIKVLTSLRSNLQTHRAKLKSDTDERLKYYDGYIVALKARTDQEFAAILEHLGVKTDEHIGETLAAMHTASARARQEMMDNIPVHEKVMQGVYGSYAEALKEIRNKDSEIQKNFADRYGIDMKEIFDEYYNSDNTVPNNPEDDNSGDSNPGPKPETEDDLLG
- a CDS encoding pirin family protein, yielding MKHNTIKTIGRSDFINMGPIRLRQPLPTQNIEMADPFVLLHHYGPYEISEANNPFDLGPHPHRGFEPVTFLFQGEQLHRDSLGNESIVKAGDVQWTTAGRGIIHAEAPTKDFVAKGGIIEGIQLWLNLPAERKMIQPNYQHVVYDDFNVITSDDKKVDTRIVAGEFQNKYGKIQTQTPVNAFMIEAKTGGKQTTTFPIQHQGLLYLINGKVTVNDSEVLELNQNQFVQFNQDGVGFDLEALEESMLLFISGEPLNEPVATYGPYVMNNQTELMEAMRDYQMGKMGFLPANY
- a CDS encoding CAL67264 family membrane protein, with amino-acid sequence MAMNKNTVLAWATTIMIIVGLCLIGLGAFRYDDVAGWGFAAVGGGFFCIAWVFNALKGRV
- a CDS encoding pirin family protein, which produces MKTIFHKADTRGYVDHGWLKSHHTFSFASYQNPNRMNFGALRVLNDDLVQPNMGFGTHPHQNMEIISIPLKGALSHKDSMGNKRAIEVGEVQVMSAGTGLTHSEFNDSKTDEVNFLQLWIIPEEMNVEPNYEQRDFSAEVENNKPQTVVAPKNNLEGNALPISQQAYIYRASIEANKTINLKPKSKNNGFYILNIEGDIIAADTNLKKRDALGVYETDAIDISANQNSELIIIEVPMQLNSN
- a CDS encoding MarR family winged helix-turn-helix transcriptional regulator gives rise to the protein MGDLSKDINSTFESNKIKALLNIIYTANWVSSCQTEFFKPFGISPQQYNILRILKGANAPLKVQTIKDRMLERSPNATRLMDKLCAKDYIERLPSEHDRRVVKIAITDNGLDLLKSIPKDLNRELLKNLTDSEAETLSNLLDKMR
- the ettA gene encoding energy-dependent translational throttle protein EttA, whose translation is MSDDKKIIFSMSGVTKTFQSANTPVLKNIYLSFFYGAKIGILGLNGSGKSTLLKIIAGVDKNYQGDVVFSQDYSVGYLEQEPKLDPEKTVLEVVKEGAAETVAILDEYNKINDQFGLEEVYSDPDKMEKLMNRQAELQDQIDASNAWELDTKLEIAMDALRTPDGDKKIGVLSGGERRRVALCRLLLKEPDVLLLDEPTNHLDAESVHWLEHHLAQYKGTVIAVTHDRYFLDNVAGWILELDRGEGIPWKGNYSSWLDQKSKRMAQESKTASKRQKTLERELDWVRQGAKGRQTKQKARLKNYDKLMSQDQKQLDEKLEIYIPNGPRLGTNVIEAKGVSKAYDDKLLYEDLNFNLPQAGIVGVIGPNGAGKTTIFRMIMGEETPDKGEFTLGETAKIAYVDQAHSNIDPNKTIWQNFSDEQELVMMGGKQVNSRAYLSRFNFSGSEQNKKVDLLSGGERNRLHLAMTLKEEGNVLLLDEPTNDLDVNTLRALEEGLENFAGCAVVISHDRWFLDRICTHILAFEGDSQVYFFEGGFSEYEENKKKRLGGDLMPKRIKYKKLVR